One window of the Lactococcus lactis genome contains the following:
- a CDS encoding AEC family transporter produces the protein MTTILLNALSIMLVLFLALLLKKIRILHQKDGALTSKMVVYLTLPATILIGVNHTKLSNIFFILMFMGLFFNLLLVFLGKFIGRKATVEERGLYMFDLSGYNIGNFSIPFVSSFFPAAIPFLAMFDMGNSLMVTGTTQAIVELSSGRKKHGFILQEIFGVLFRNPPFVVYIFMFILAIFGLSFPDEWLIPIRPLANANTLLSIFTIGLFMEFRLPKGKLKLVLKILTWRYLLAFILASLVYFFLPFPAIIKEILLLIFFCPMSFLHMIQAIELGNDKALAGLTISLSMFISLILMSIIVIIL, from the coding sequence ATGACTACAATTCTTCTCAACGCCTTGAGTATCATGCTTGTTTTATTTTTAGCTCTCCTACTAAAGAAAATTAGAATTCTTCATCAAAAAGACGGAGCATTAACTTCAAAAATGGTTGTTTATCTAACCTTGCCAGCAACAATTTTAATTGGAGTCAATCATACGAAACTCTCTAATATTTTTTTTATCTTGATGTTTATGGGACTTTTTTTCAATCTTCTTTTAGTTTTTCTAGGAAAATTTATTGGACGAAAAGCTACTGTTGAAGAACGTGGACTTTATATGTTTGATTTGTCAGGTTATAATATCGGAAATTTTTCAATTCCTTTTGTTTCTAGTTTTTTTCCAGCAGCAATTCCATTTCTTGCCATGTTTGACATGGGAAATTCATTAATGGTGACAGGGACTACTCAAGCAATTGTTGAACTTTCAAGTGGTAGAAAAAAACACGGCTTTATCTTACAAGAAATATTTGGCGTCTTATTTCGTAATCCACCCTTTGTTGTTTATATTTTTATGTTTATTTTAGCAATTTTCGGCCTATCTTTTCCGGATGAATGGCTGATTCCAATTCGCCCCTTAGCAAATGCTAATACTCTTTTATCTATCTTTACGATTGGGCTTTTTATGGAATTTCGTCTGCCAAAGGGAAAATTAAAACTTGTCTTAAAAATATTGACTTGGCGCTATTTACTAGCCTTTATTTTAGCTAGTTTGGTTTATTTTTTCCTTCCATTTCCAGCTATAATAAAAGAAATTCTTTTATTAATCTTCTTTTGCCCAATGTCCTTTTTACATATGATTCAGGCTATAGAACTTGGAAATGATAAGGCCTTAGCTGGATTGACAATAAGTTTATCCATGTTTATTTCTTTAATTTTAATGAGTATCATTGTAATAATTTTGTGA
- the rmuC gene encoding DNA recombination protein RmuC, with amino-acid sequence MEVIIIILLILLILLSLANFFKKTDKGNTSHQLNYLNQNLSEMRSDINQQLAQNRQELSSSLRSVNNDFSALTENINSKFDWQFKDLQNSNEQKLEKISVSLVESTDRTVSKLSELTESITAKFDHKFKELQDSNDKRLSQIQETVDEKLQETLNRRISQSFEQVTLHLKNVEEGLGEMRNLASDVDSLQKVMTGVKTRGIVGEIQLGRILEQMFTSSQYREQVNIQGGNAVDYALILPGKSDDSELLLPIDSKFPMEDYQRLQMALESNDSLEIDKTRKALFNAVKAQAKSISEKYIVPPKTTDFAIMFLPTEGLFMEVVNNPELYEQISRDYKVNVTGPTTMTAVLNSLQMGFKTLQIEQKSAEVYELLGAVKTEFGKFEGSLKKVQERLQQSEKEISNLITTRTNVMNRKLRNINEIDNSKSSELLGIDNE; translated from the coding sequence ATGGAAGTCATAATTATTATATTACTTATACTTTTGATTTTACTGTCCCTTGCCAATTTTTTCAAAAAAACTGACAAAGGAAATACGAGTCATCAGTTAAATTATCTTAATCAAAATTTATCGGAAATGCGCTCAGATATTAACCAGCAACTTGCGCAAAATAGGCAGGAACTTTCTAGTAGTTTACGTTCAGTCAATAATGATTTTTCGGCACTGACAGAAAATATCAATAGTAAGTTTGATTGGCAGTTTAAAGATTTACAAAACTCAAATGAGCAAAAATTAGAAAAAATTTCTGTAAGTTTGGTAGAATCTACTGATAGAACGGTTAGTAAACTGTCAGAACTGACAGAGTCAATTACCGCCAAATTTGACCATAAATTTAAAGAATTACAAGATTCAAATGATAAAAGATTGAGTCAGATTCAAGAAACGGTCGATGAAAAATTGCAAGAAACATTAAATCGCAGAATTTCGCAATCCTTTGAACAGGTAACTTTACATTTGAAAAATGTGGAAGAGGGCTTGGGCGAAATGAGAAATCTTGCCAGCGATGTGGACAGCTTACAAAAGGTAATGACCGGTGTTAAAACACGTGGGATTGTTGGTGAAATTCAGTTAGGCCGAATTTTAGAGCAAATGTTTACAAGTAGTCAATACCGTGAACAAGTCAATATCCAAGGGGGCAATGCAGTTGATTATGCTTTGATTTTACCTGGAAAATCTGATGATTCAGAGCTTTTATTACCAATTGACTCAAAATTCCCGATGGAAGATTATCAACGCTTGCAAATGGCTTTAGAATCAAATGACAGTCTGGAAATTGATAAGACAAGAAAAGCATTGTTTAATGCCGTCAAAGCTCAAGCCAAATCAATCAGTGAAAAATATATTGTTCCACCAAAAACAACAGATTTTGCCATCATGTTTTTACCAACTGAAGGGCTGTTTATGGAAGTGGTCAATAACCCTGAACTTTATGAACAAATCAGTCGTGATTACAAGGTCAATGTGACAGGTCCAACGACAATGACAGCCGTCTTGAACAGTTTGCAAATGGGCTTTAAAACTTTGCAAATCGAACAAAAATCAGCTGAAGTTTATGAGCTACTAGGTGCTGTCAAAACAGAATTTGGTAAGTTTGAAGGTTCACTGAAAAAAGTTCAAGAACGTCTGCAACAATCTGAAAAAGAGATTAGCAATCTAATCACCACAAGAACAAATGTGATGAATCGGAAATTACGGAATATCAATGAAATTGATAATAGTAAAAGTAGTGAACTTCTAGGGATAGATAATGAATAA
- a CDS encoding 3'-5' exoribonuclease YhaM family protein translates to MVLIKNLEIGEFFEGFYLIKSVELRQTRAGKDFLALSFQDRTGTINGNIWDANPKAVEQFRAGRVVHMKALKELYNGMPQVNKIQLRLATDSEPNQPHDYRESSPVQEKDLREYVQSIVFRIENATLNRIVRTILKKFDKEFYEFPAAKTNHHAFEGGLAFHTTTMLQLAEKVCEVYPQLNENLMFAGVLLHDMAKCLEFTGAENTSYTLRGNLLGHIVLIDEEVSKAAIELGFDDDNEDLLMLRHCLLSHHGELEYGSPVRPQIMEAEMIHQIDVMDANMMMMTTATQTLDPGQFSQRVWALSNRNFYKPRKD, encoded by the coding sequence ATGGTGCTCATTAAAAACTTAGAAATTGGCGAATTTTTTGAAGGGTTTTATCTGATTAAATCAGTTGAATTACGTCAAACTCGTGCAGGAAAAGACTTTTTAGCTTTAAGTTTTCAAGACCGAACAGGAACAATCAACGGAAATATTTGGGATGCCAATCCTAAAGCGGTTGAACAATTTAGAGCTGGACGTGTCGTACATATGAAGGCTCTCAAAGAACTTTATAATGGAATGCCTCAAGTCAATAAAATACAATTACGTTTGGCGACAGATAGTGAACCTAATCAACCTCATGATTACCGAGAAAGTTCTCCTGTTCAAGAAAAAGATCTACGTGAATATGTTCAATCAATCGTCTTCCGTATTGAAAATGCGACTTTAAATCGAATTGTACGAACGATTTTGAAAAAATTTGATAAAGAATTTTATGAATTTCCTGCTGCAAAAACTAATCACCATGCTTTTGAAGGAGGTCTTGCTTTCCATACAACCACCATGCTTCAATTAGCAGAAAAAGTTTGCGAAGTTTATCCACAACTCAACGAAAATTTGATGTTTGCCGGTGTTTTACTGCATGATATGGCAAAATGTTTAGAGTTTACAGGTGCGGAAAATACTTCTTATACTTTGCGCGGAAATTTGCTTGGGCACATTGTTTTGATTGATGAAGAAGTGAGTAAAGCCGCCATTGAACTTGGCTTTGATGATGACAATGAAGATTTATTAATGCTTCGTCATTGTTTGTTGAGTCATCATGGTGAGTTGGAATATGGTAGCCCTGTTCGTCCGCAAATTATGGAAGCAGAAATGATTCATCAAATTGATGTTATGGATGCCAATATGATGATGATGACTACGGCGACTCAAACGCTTGACCCAGGTCAATTTAGTCAACGCGTTTGGGCTTTATCTAATCGTAATTTTTATAAACCAAGAAAAGATTAA
- a CDS encoding aldose 1-epimerase family protein, whose translation MNYTLKNDHLNVVVDTFGAEMHSIQHDDIEYLWQADAKFWGRHAPVLFPIVGKLKNGEYRYNDKTYKMGGHGFARDNDFELIKKSADELVFELRDNEDSLNHYPFHFVFRVSYKLVDNKIRVRYEVKNEDEKFMSFGVGAHPAFNVPLKNGTFEDYQLIISPDEKRTFIPLDPPSGTLKLDERVESQVSQLPLTRALFDKDALVYTSSKEMKVSLTNKLDDHEVSLTWKNMPYFGLWSPYPNEAPFVCIEPWCGIADDENTDGDITNKFGINQLAPEGKFSCEYTIEIK comes from the coding sequence ATGAATTACACTTTAAAAAATGACCACTTAAATGTTGTTGTGGATACTTTTGGAGCAGAAATGCATTCTATTCAACATGATGATATTGAATATTTGTGGCAAGCAGATGCAAAATTTTGGGGCCGTCATGCTCCAGTTCTCTTTCCAATCGTAGGGAAATTGAAAAATGGGGAATATCGCTATAATGACAAAACTTATAAAATGGGCGGACACGGTTTTGCACGTGATAATGACTTTGAATTAATTAAGAAATCAGCTGATGAACTTGTTTTTGAACTTCGTGACAATGAAGATAGCTTAAATCACTATCCCTTTCATTTTGTTTTCCGTGTTTCTTATAAACTAGTAGACAATAAAATTAGAGTTCGTTATGAAGTGAAAAATGAAGATGAAAAATTCATGTCTTTTGGCGTAGGGGCTCACCCAGCTTTCAATGTTCCTTTAAAAAATGGAACTTTTGAAGATTACCAATTAATAATTTCACCAGATGAAAAGCGGACATTTATTCCACTTGATCCACCGTCAGGAACTTTGAAACTAGACGAAAGAGTTGAAAGTCAAGTCAGTCAACTTCCGTTAACAAGAGCACTTTTTGATAAAGATGCTTTAGTTTATACCTCATCAAAGGAGATGAAAGTTTCATTGACCAATAAATTAGATGACCACGAAGTCAGCCTAACATGGAAAAATATGCCTTATTTTGGTTTATGGTCACCTTATCCAAATGAAGCACCCTTTGTTTGTATCGAACCTTGGTGTGGAATTGCAGATGATGAAAATACTGATGGAGATATTACCAACAAATTTGGAATCAATCAATTGGCACCAGAAGGAAAATTTTCTTGTGAATATACCATTGAAATTAAATAA
- a CDS encoding NUDIX hydrolase — MKNQIEKLLENFVPEGQQEKTDFKVFQDFAADEKNLNRSSIAHFTASAFVLNESHDKILGIYHKIYQSWGWVGGHADGNADLLAVAVKEVQEETGLRSFKKLSEMPISIEALPVFGHHHRKYGYVSAHIHLNVTFLFEAKESDSLQKNTDETGGLAWIPLEKFSEKSSEKEMRVIYDKIIARIINK; from the coding sequence ATGAAAAATCAAATAGAAAAATTATTAGAGAATTTTGTACCAGAAGGTCAGCAAGAAAAAACAGATTTTAAAGTTTTTCAAGATTTTGCAGCTGATGAAAAAAATTTGAATCGGTCTTCTATTGCACATTTTACAGCAAGTGCATTTGTTTTGAATGAAAGTCATGATAAAATTTTAGGAATTTATCATAAGATTTATCAAAGTTGGGGTTGGGTAGGCGGCCATGCTGATGGCAATGCTGACTTATTAGCTGTAGCGGTAAAAGAAGTTCAAGAAGAAACGGGACTGCGATCTTTCAAAAAACTTTCAGAAATGCCAATTTCAATTGAAGCCTTACCTGTTTTTGGACATCATCACAGAAAATATGGTTATGTCAGTGCTCATATTCATCTTAATGTTACTTTTTTATTTGAAGCAAAGGAAAGTGATTCACTTCAAAAGAATACGGATGAAACAGGGGGATTAGCCTGGATTCCCCTAGAAAAATTTTCCGAAAAATCCTCAGAAAAAGAAATGAGAGTAATCTATGATAAAATCATTGCTCGAATTATAAATAAATAA